The Miscanthus floridulus cultivar M001 chromosome 17, ASM1932011v1, whole genome shotgun sequence genome has a window encoding:
- the LOC136515565 gene encoding uncharacterized protein, translated as MPFISSIPSLNGSNCNTWRKKLEIALALSDNDLALISLCPTEPVDPVRAENETDAAFVTRQRDHAEVRMKYDLDRAKWDSSNRKCLMVIKGTIDDPIRGSIPECTTATEYLKKVESQFTGSSKAYASTVIKKLVNEKYSGGGIREHILKMSNTTSKLKPMDLGLKDEFLIHLIFASLPKEYEIFVVNYNLQPDKLDIEKLIAMCVQEEERLKSSHGDSANHVKENKKNFYNKKDKPQGKPQWDNSSSSKSQGKAPQNDHHQKSNVQVDKDTCKWCKKTGHYQKNCLDFLKHLMRKGEDIITFIDESLYLSYAKSTWWIDSGATIYVANSL; from the coding sequence ATGCCGTTTATCTCATCTATTCCATCTCTCAACGGGAGCAATTGTAACACATGGCGAAAGAAACTTGAGATAGCACTTGCGCTCTCAGACAATGACCTAGCACTTATCTCTCtatgtcccactgagcctgtggacCCGGTGAGGGCAGAAAATGAGACCGATGCAGCTTTTGTTACTCGGCAGCGTGACCACGCTGAAGTGAGAATGAAatacgatcttgatcgtgcaaagTGGGATAGTTCAAACCGTAAGTGTTTGATGGTGATTAAGGGAACCATTGATGATCCAATAAGGGGTTCGATCCCAGAATGTACCACCGCCACTGAGTATctcaagaaggtggagagtcagtttactggctcttcaaaggcttatgcaagcactgtcattaagaaattagtgaatgagaaatactctggtggagggattagagagcacatattgaagatgagcaacacgacaTCTAAGCTTAAGCCAATGgacttggggctcaaggatgagttcctaattcatttgatttttgcttctttgcctaaAGAGTATGAGATCTTTGTTGTGAACTACAACTTACAGCCAGATAAATtagacattgagaagctcattgcaatgtgtgtgcaagaagaggagagacttaagagctcacatggtgactcagctaaccatgtgaaggaaaataaaaagaacTTTTACAACAAGAAAGacaaaccacaagggaaacctcagTGGGACAATAGCTCCTCATCTAAGTCACAAGGAAAGGCCCCTCAGAATGATCACCATCAGAAATCCAATGTTCAAGTGGACAAGGACACCTGCAAATGGTGTAAGAAGACTGGACACTATCAGAAGAATTGTCTAGATTTCTTGAAGCACCTGATGAGGAAAGGCGAggacattattacattcatagatgagtccttgtatttaagttatgcaaaatctacttggtggattgattcaggtgcaacaatttatgttgcaaattccttaTAG